One stretch of Streptomyces sp. NBC_00443 DNA includes these proteins:
- a CDS encoding CehA/McbA family metallohydrolase, whose product MCEDEYAGAGLGRRALFVTGAAAALTLGSVTFARGADDTQDAETRTVRGTLPPGSPDFVYLPVEVPSGVREIKVSYTYEKPSVPAGTPGNALDIGIFDWRGTELGGRGFRGWSGGARTEFFIRADEATPGYIPGPVREGTWHIALGPYTVAPQGLPYEVTITLAYGEPAESVEPTYPPERAKGRGRAWYRGDCHLHSWFSDGRRTPAEIASLARAAGLDFINSSEHNTHSAHAHWADAAGDDLLIMLGEEVTTRNGHVVALGVDPGTFIDWRYRARDNRFGKFARQIRKSGGLVVPAHPHATCVGCNWKFGFGEADAIEVWNGPWTPDDEMALADWDSTLVASVRSGSDAWIPAMGNSDAHRDPDPVGTPQTVVLADDLTREAIQEGIKAGRSYIAESKNVSLTFGVSGGKGEHAGIGERLEVPRSTPVTVRLEAAGAPRCTVRFVTDQGVLFTSPPLPVSGSGVVEWRTTPAYAAYVRAELRHETAVGPLPGALAAVTNPIFLGRS is encoded by the coding sequence ATGTGCGAGGACGAGTACGCGGGCGCCGGCCTGGGAAGACGCGCACTGTTCGTGACGGGCGCCGCCGCCGCGCTTACGTTGGGAAGCGTGACCTTCGCCAGAGGTGCCGACGACACCCAGGACGCCGAGACCCGTACGGTGCGGGGGACCCTGCCGCCCGGGTCCCCCGACTTCGTGTACCTGCCGGTCGAAGTGCCGTCCGGGGTACGGGAGATCAAGGTCTCCTACACCTACGAGAAGCCCTCCGTCCCGGCGGGCACCCCGGGCAACGCCCTCGACATCGGCATCTTCGACTGGCGCGGCACCGAGCTCGGCGGCCGAGGCTTCCGGGGCTGGTCGGGCGGGGCGCGCACGGAGTTCTTCATCCGGGCGGACGAGGCGACGCCGGGGTACATCCCGGGACCGGTCCGGGAGGGCACCTGGCACATCGCCCTCGGCCCGTACACGGTGGCGCCGCAGGGGCTGCCGTACGAGGTCACCATCACACTCGCCTACGGCGAGCCCGCCGAGTCCGTCGAGCCGACCTACCCGCCGGAGCGGGCGAAGGGGCGGGGGCGCGCCTGGTACCGGGGCGACTGCCATCTGCACTCATGGTTCTCCGACGGCCGCCGTACGCCCGCCGAGATCGCGTCCCTCGCGCGCGCGGCAGGGCTGGACTTCATCAACAGCTCGGAGCACAACACGCACTCGGCGCACGCGCACTGGGCCGACGCGGCGGGCGACGACCTCCTGATCATGCTGGGCGAGGAGGTCACGACCCGCAACGGCCACGTCGTGGCGCTCGGCGTCGACCCCGGCACCTTCATCGACTGGCGCTACCGGGCCCGGGACAACCGCTTCGGCAAGTTCGCCCGCCAGATCCGCAAGTCCGGCGGCCTGGTCGTCCCCGCCCACCCGCACGCCACCTGCGTCGGCTGCAACTGGAAGTTCGGCTTCGGCGAGGCGGACGCGATCGAGGTCTGGAACGGGCCGTGGACCCCGGACGACGAGATGGCCCTGGCGGACTGGGACAGCACGCTGGTCGCGTCCGTGCGCTCGGGTTCCGACGCCTGGATCCCGGCGATGGGCAACAGCGACGCCCACCGCGATCCGGACCCGGTCGGCACGCCCCAGACGGTCGTCCTGGCCGACGACCTGACGCGGGAGGCGATCCAGGAGGGGATCAAGGCGGGGCGGTCGTACATCGCCGAGTCGAAGAACGTCTCGCTGACCTTCGGGGTGTCCGGCGGCAAGGGCGAGCACGCCGGCATCGGAGAGCGGCTGGAGGTCCCCCGCAGCACGCCGGTGACCGTCCGCCTGGAAGCCGCGGGCGCCCCCCGCTGCACGGTCCGCTTCGTCACCGACCAGGGCGTCCTGTTCACGAGCCCGCCGCTGCCGGTCTCGGGATCGGGCGTCGTGGAATGGCGCACGACCCCCGCCTACGCGGCCTACGTGCGGGCGGAACTGCGCCACGAGACAGCGGTGGGCCCGCTGCCGGG
- a CDS encoding LLM class F420-dependent oxidoreductase yields MRISVTIFLTDETITPTRLARELEQRGFAGLYLPEHTHIPVERTTPYPAGGDLPPEYGRTLDPFVALGQAAAVTERLGLGTGITLVAQHDPIDLAKQIATLDHLSGGRFTLGLGFGWNVEEAADHGVEWRTRRELVRDRMALMRALWADEPTAHEGEFESVRASYAYPKPVQKPRGPQVNGPRTLIGGAAGPKLFAHISEYADGWLPIGGRGLSESLPRLRSVWADAGRDPKALQVVPYAVFPNPGKLAHYAELGIEEVVVQLPPAGEAEVLRVLDDCAAFLG; encoded by the coding sequence ATGCGCATCTCCGTCACGATCTTCCTCACCGACGAGACCATCACCCCGACCCGGCTCGCGCGTGAGCTGGAGCAGCGCGGGTTCGCGGGGCTGTACCTGCCCGAGCACACCCACATCCCCGTCGAGCGGACCACCCCGTACCCGGCCGGCGGCGATCTGCCGCCCGAGTACGGCCGCACCCTCGACCCCTTCGTCGCCCTCGGCCAGGCCGCCGCCGTCACCGAGCGGCTGGGCCTGGGCACCGGCATCACGCTGGTCGCGCAGCACGACCCGATCGATCTGGCCAAGCAGATCGCGACCCTGGACCACCTGTCCGGCGGACGCTTCACGCTCGGCCTCGGCTTCGGCTGGAACGTGGAGGAGGCCGCCGATCACGGGGTGGAGTGGCGGACCCGGCGCGAGCTGGTTCGCGACCGTATGGCTCTGATGCGCGCCCTGTGGGCGGATGAACCGACCGCCCACGAAGGCGAGTTCGAGTCCGTACGCGCCAGCTACGCCTACCCCAAACCCGTACAGAAGCCGCGCGGCCCCCAGGTCAACGGCCCCCGCACGCTCATCGGCGGAGCCGCCGGCCCGAAGCTGTTCGCGCACATCAGCGAGTACGCCGACGGGTGGCTGCCGATCGGTGGCCGCGGACTGTCCGAATCTCTACCCCGGCTCCGGTCGGTCTGGGCCGACGCAGGCCGCGACCCGAAGGCCCTCCAGGTCGTGCCGTACGCCGTGTTCCCGAATCCCGGCAAGCTCGCGCACTACGCGGAGCTCGGGATCGAGGAGGTCGTGGTGCAGTTGCCTCCGGCGGGGGAGGCGGAGGTGCTGCGGGTGCTGGACGACTGCGCGGCCTTCCTCGGCTGA
- a CDS encoding bifunctional FO biosynthesis protein CofGH has protein sequence MTTPETSGTGPTDRPGGTGPTENSMRRALKRARDGVALDVSEAAVLLQARGEALDDLVASAGRVRDAGLDAAGRAGVITYSKSVFIPLTRLCRDKCHYCTFVTVPGKLRRAGHGMFMSPDEVLDIARKGAALGCKEALITLGDKPEDRWPEAREWLDAHGYDDTIAYVRAISIRILEETGLLPHLNPGVMTWTDFQRLKPVAPSMGMMLETTATRLWSEPGGPHHGSPDKEPAVRLRVLEDAGRSSVPFTSGILIGIGESYEERAESLFALRKVSRAYHGIQELIIQNFRAKPDTAMRGMPDAELDELVATVAVARHIMGPSACLQAPPNLVDSEYERLIHAGIDDWGGVSPLTIDHVNPERPWPQIEELAERSAAAGFELRERLCVYPEFVQRGEPWLDPRLRPHVRALADPETGLARPDAVVEGHPWQEPEEIFVASGRTDLHSTIDTEGRTSDRRDDFDEVYGDWGALREAAAPGMAPERIDTDVRQALATAADDPTRLTDDEALALLHADGPALDALCKVADDVRKSAVGDDVTYIVTRNINFTNVCYTGCRFCAFAQRRTDADAYTLSLDQVADRAQQAWEVGAVEVCMQGGIHPDLPGTAYFDIAKAVKERVPGMHVHAFSPMEVVNGATRTGMSIREWLTAAKEAGLDSVPGTAAEILDDEVRWILTKGKLPAATWIEVITTAHELGIRSSSTMMYGHVDQPRHWLGHLRTLAGIQQRTGGFTEFVTLPFIHTNAPVYLAGIARPGPSMRDNRAVTAMARLLLHPWIPNIQTSWVKLGTEGAAEMLRSGANDLGGTLMEETISRMAGSSYGSYKSVRDLVAVADAAGRPARPRTTLYGEVPEERQRAATASDGHLPELLPVLD, from the coding sequence ATGACGACACCCGAGACCTCCGGAACCGGCCCCACCGACCGCCCCGGCGGCACCGGCCCGACCGAGAACTCCATGCGTCGCGCCCTCAAACGCGCCCGTGACGGCGTCGCCCTCGACGTCTCCGAGGCCGCCGTACTGCTCCAGGCCCGCGGCGAGGCCCTCGACGACCTCGTCGCGTCGGCCGGCCGGGTGCGGGACGCGGGCCTTGACGCGGCGGGCCGGGCCGGTGTCATCACGTACTCGAAGAGCGTCTTCATCCCCCTCACCCGGCTGTGCCGGGACAAGTGCCACTACTGCACCTTCGTCACCGTCCCCGGCAAGCTGCGCCGCGCCGGGCACGGGATGTTCATGTCGCCGGACGAGGTCCTCGACATCGCCCGCAAGGGCGCGGCCCTCGGCTGCAAGGAAGCCCTCATCACCCTCGGCGACAAGCCCGAGGACCGCTGGCCCGAGGCCCGCGAATGGCTCGACGCGCACGGCTACGACGACACCATCGCCTACGTCCGCGCCATCTCCATCCGCATCCTGGAGGAGACCGGCCTGCTGCCGCACCTCAACCCGGGCGTCATGACCTGGACCGACTTCCAGCGTCTGAAGCCGGTCGCCCCGTCCATGGGCATGATGCTGGAGACGACGGCGACCCGCCTGTGGTCCGAGCCCGGCGGCCCGCACCACGGCTCCCCGGACAAGGAGCCGGCCGTCCGGCTGCGCGTCCTGGAGGACGCCGGCCGTTCCTCCGTCCCCTTCACGTCCGGGATCCTGATCGGGATCGGGGAGTCGTACGAGGAGCGGGCCGAGTCCCTCTTCGCGCTGCGGAAGGTCTCCCGGGCCTACCACGGCATCCAGGAACTGATCATCCAGAACTTCCGCGCCAAGCCGGACACCGCGATGCGCGGCATGCCGGACGCGGAACTCGACGAACTGGTCGCCACGGTCGCCGTCGCCCGGCACATCATGGGCCCGAGCGCCTGCCTCCAGGCCCCGCCCAACCTCGTGGACTCCGAGTACGAACGCCTCATCCACGCCGGCATCGACGACTGGGGCGGCGTCTCCCCGCTCACGATCGACCACGTCAACCCCGAACGCCCCTGGCCGCAGATCGAGGAGCTCGCCGAGCGCTCGGCGGCGGCCGGCTTCGAACTGCGCGAACGCCTCTGCGTCTACCCGGAGTTCGTCCAGCGAGGCGAGCCCTGGCTGGACCCGCGACTGCGCCCGCACGTACGGGCACTCGCCGACCCGGAGACGGGTCTGGCGCGTCCGGACGCCGTGGTCGAGGGGCACCCGTGGCAGGAACCGGAGGAGATCTTCGTCGCCTCCGGCCGTACGGATCTGCACTCCACGATCGACACCGAGGGCCGTACGTCCGACCGCCGCGACGACTTCGACGAGGTGTACGGCGACTGGGGTGCCCTGCGCGAGGCGGCGGCGCCCGGGATGGCGCCGGAGCGCATCGACACGGACGTACGCCAGGCACTGGCGACCGCGGCCGACGACCCGACCCGGCTCACCGACGACGAGGCGCTGGCGCTGCTGCACGCGGACGGCCCGGCGCTGGACGCGTTGTGCAAGGTCGCCGACGACGTCCGTAAATCGGCGGTCGGCGACGACGTCACGTACATCGTCACGCGGAACATCAACTTCACCAACGTCTGCTACACCGGCTGCCGCTTCTGCGCCTTCGCCCAGCGCCGGACAGACGCGGACGCCTACACCCTCTCCCTGGACCAGGTCGCCGACCGCGCCCAGCAGGCCTGGGAGGTGGGCGCGGTGGAGGTCTGCATGCAGGGGGGCATCCACCCGGACCTGCCCGGGACGGCGTACTTCGACATCGCGAAGGCGGTGAAGGAGCGGGTCCCCGGCATGCACGTGCACGCCTTCTCGCCCATGGAGGTCGTCAACGGCGCCACCCGCACCGGCATGTCCATCCGCGAGTGGCTGACGGCGGCCAAGGAAGCCGGGCTGGACTCCGTCCCCGGCACCGCCGCCGAGATCCTCGACGACGAGGTCCGCTGGATCCTGACCAAGGGCAAGCTGCCGGCGGCGACGTGGATCGAGGTGATCACCACGGCACACGAACTCGGCATCCGGTCCTCGTCCACGATGATGTACGGCCACGTCGACCAGCCCCGCCACTGGCTCGGCCACCTGCGCACCCTGGCCGGCATCCAGCAGCGCACGGGCGGCTTCACGGAGTTCGTGACGCTCCCGTTCATCCACACCAACGCGCCGGTCTACCTGGCGGGGATCGCGCGGCCCGGCCCGTCGATGCGGGACAACCGGGCCGTGACGGCGATGGCCCGCCTCCTGCTCCACCCCTGGATCCCCAACATCCAGACCAGCTGGGTGAAGCTGGGCACCGAGGGCGCCGCGGAGATGCTCCGCTCCGGCGCGAACGACCTGGGCGGCACGCTGATGGAGGAGACGATCTCGCGGATGGCGGGGTCGTCGTACGGCTCGTACAAGTCGGTACGCGACCTGGTGGCGGTCGCCGACGCGGCGGGGCGCCCGGCGAGGCCCCGCACCACGCTGTACGGCGAGGTGCCGGAGGAACGGCAGCGGGCGGCGACGGCCTCGGACGGGCACCTGCCGGAGCTGTTGCCGGTGCTGGACTGA
- a CDS encoding DUF2165 domain-containing protein has translation MSTTPPRSALHLAATLLTATVALYITLVAFGNITDFGTNQQFVRHVLAMDTTFKDEDLMWRAVTSKGLQDAAYVAIIVWETVAALVLIYGTWLWFRRDDLSARRFSTYGLLMLMLLFGGGFIAIGGEWFSMWQSGDWNGLDAATRVFLLSGAVLLVVNLPSGKEKSAT, from the coding sequence ATGTCAACGACACCCCCACGCAGCGCACTCCACCTCGCGGCCACCCTCCTCACCGCGACCGTCGCCCTCTACATCACCCTCGTCGCCTTCGGGAACATCACCGACTTCGGGACCAACCAGCAGTTCGTGCGGCACGTCCTGGCGATGGATACGACGTTCAAGGACGAGGACCTGATGTGGAGAGCCGTCACCAGCAAGGGCCTCCAAGACGCGGCGTACGTCGCGATCATCGTCTGGGAGACCGTCGCCGCGCTCGTCCTCATATACGGCACCTGGCTGTGGTTCCGCCGCGACGACCTCAGTGCCCGGCGCTTCTCCACCTACGGTCTGCTGATGCTGATGCTGCTGTTCGGCGGCGGGTTCATCGCGATCGGCGGGGAGTGGTTCTCGATGTGGCAGTCCGGGGACTGGAACGGGCTCGACGCGGCGACGCGGGTGTTCCTGCTGAGCGGGGCCGTGCTGCTGGTGGTCAACCTGCCGTCCGGCAAGGAGAAGTCCGCTACCTGA
- a CDS encoding tetratricopeptide repeat protein: MQELIGRRSRAGFVGRSAERAAFRGNLDVSPEDERHRFLFHVHGNAGVGKSFLLRELEQVARERGALTAFMDENAGSVPESLEAMSRQFAAQGRRLKDLDRLLAAHRERRHEAELAAITAPPPEPPGPSVGSMAVARAGLVGLGMVPGVGAFAGAVDAAQLAQGADRLRSGLGARFRTHEDARLVLAPESVLTPVLLEELSQAASAVPWIVLFFDTYERTGRFLDAWLHAVMTSDLYGPLPATVVVVTAGQLPFDATRWGGFGDFMTDVPLLPFTEAETRDLLAGRGVVAEPVVGEVLRLTGGLPVLVSTLAESRPTDPAEVRDPSATAVEWFLKRAEDAVQRSVALACALPRRLDADVFRAVVGDSDAELAELEGLYAWLRGLPFVSERGGRVRYHDVVRAPMLRLQRREAPRTWAARQQALAAVFREWRTEAEAGRDAEELWTDEAWRELRLAELYHLLCAGERAALTSVLGDVVDACEQGESVAERWARVLVEAGSDAETRAVSQWGRRLATALGSGGTPAALELVLRATGFERTPVPVPVPMGAAATVGTGYGAAAAAGTGLGAGAAGWGAVGVAGWGGAGAAGQGAAGAAAAASSREEAAGSGTGGAASDRPARRPGTAPGTATTRPGTSAGAQSRETQQPASQDQHAEPSRVEPQDQQAEPQGERTEGPQAVSQDQRAQPTWAEPQDQHAQLSWAMPQTTTSPGTPWQDASADAGWRVALDPAVAARAYRARAIAHDLAGDRRAAVALLNQALELAPDDPRSLALRGEYHRVLGRHDEAISDLDRALELSPADAFALASRGATRLSREGLDEALADLDEAVRLKPDYSWALMRRARVHRALADHVRQLADLDRAVAVDPDWAWARCERGDALRAAGRDEDALADYDHALAREPGYNSARASRGASLANLGRHEEALADLDRVLTANPSYTWAADQRAAVLRHLAAEPATAARSAGTDEVRARHRDGQA, translated from the coding sequence ATGCAGGAGCTGATCGGCCGGCGCAGTCGTGCCGGATTCGTGGGCCGCAGCGCCGAACGCGCGGCCTTCCGGGGCAACTTGGACGTCTCGCCGGAGGACGAGCGGCACCGGTTCCTCTTCCACGTGCACGGAAACGCGGGTGTCGGCAAGTCCTTCCTGCTGCGCGAACTGGAGCAAGTCGCCCGGGAACGCGGTGCCCTGACCGCGTTCATGGACGAGAACGCGGGAAGCGTGCCGGAGTCGCTGGAGGCGATGAGCCGGCAGTTCGCCGCGCAGGGACGGCGGTTGAAGGACCTGGACCGGCTGCTCGCCGCGCATCGGGAGCGCAGGCACGAGGCGGAGCTGGCGGCGATCACCGCGCCGCCGCCCGAGCCGCCAGGACCCTCCGTGGGCAGCATGGCGGTGGCGCGGGCCGGGCTGGTGGGACTGGGCATGGTGCCCGGTGTCGGCGCCTTCGCCGGGGCGGTCGACGCCGCACAACTCGCCCAGGGCGCGGACCGGTTGCGGTCCGGTCTCGGTGCCCGCTTCCGCACCCACGAGGACGCCCGGCTCGTACTCGCCCCCGAGAGCGTGCTCACTCCGGTGCTGCTGGAGGAGCTCTCCCAGGCCGCCTCAGCCGTGCCGTGGATCGTCCTGTTCTTCGACACCTACGAGCGCACCGGCCGGTTCCTCGACGCGTGGCTGCACGCCGTGATGACCTCGGACCTGTACGGCCCGCTCCCGGCCACGGTCGTCGTGGTGACGGCAGGCCAACTCCCCTTCGACGCCACCCGCTGGGGCGGCTTCGGCGACTTCATGACCGACGTGCCGCTCCTGCCGTTCACCGAGGCGGAGACGCGCGACCTGCTCGCGGGCAGGGGAGTGGTGGCCGAGCCCGTGGTGGGGGAGGTGCTGCGCCTGACCGGTGGCCTGCCGGTGCTCGTGTCGACCCTCGCGGAGAGCCGCCCCACCGATCCGGCCGAGGTGCGGGACCCCAGCGCCACGGCCGTCGAGTGGTTCCTGAAGCGGGCGGAGGACGCGGTCCAGCGGTCGGTCGCGCTGGCGTGCGCGCTGCCCCGGCGGCTGGACGCGGATGTGTTCCGGGCGGTCGTGGGCGACTCCGACGCGGAACTGGCGGAACTGGAAGGGCTGTACGCGTGGTTGCGGGGCCTGCCGTTCGTCAGCGAGCGGGGCGGCCGGGTCCGGTACCACGACGTCGTACGGGCGCCGATGCTGCGGTTGCAGCGACGGGAGGCGCCCCGGACCTGGGCGGCCCGGCAGCAGGCGCTCGCCGCCGTGTTCCGGGAATGGCGGACCGAGGCGGAAGCCGGACGGGACGCCGAGGAGCTGTGGACGGACGAGGCGTGGCGGGAGCTTCGGCTGGCGGAGCTGTACCACTTGCTGTGCGCCGGTGAGCGGGCGGCGCTGACGAGCGTCCTCGGGGATGTCGTCGACGCCTGCGAGCAGGGTGAGTCCGTCGCCGAGCGGTGGGCTCGGGTTCTGGTGGAGGCCGGGTCGGACGCCGAGACCCGGGCGGTGTCCCAGTGGGGCCGGCGGCTCGCGACGGCCCTCGGCAGCGGCGGAACGCCCGCGGCCCTCGAACTGGTACTGCGTGCGACGGGCTTCGAGCGGACGCCGGTGCCGGTGCCGGTGCCCATGGGGGCGGCCGCGACGGTCGGCACGGGGTACGGCGCGGCGGCGGCGGCCGGCACCGGGCTGGGTGCGGGGGCGGCCGGGTGGGGTGCTGTGGGAGTTGCGGGGTGGGGTGGCGCGGGGGCTGCCGGGCAGGGCGCGGCGGGAGCGGCCGCCGCGGCTTCTTCGCGGGAGGAGGCCGCAGGGTCCGGTACCGGGGGCGCCGCAAGCGACCGGCCGGCCAGGAGGCCCGGCACCGCGCCCGGTACGGCGACGACCCGGCCGGGCACGTCGGCCGGCGCCCAGTCACGTGAGACGCAACAGCCCGCATCGCAGGACCAGCACGCCGAGCCGTCGCGGGTCGAGCCGCAGGATCAGCAAGCCGAGCCGCAGGGTGAGCGCACTGAGGGGCCGCAGGCCGTATCGCAGGATCAGCGTGCCCAGCCGACGTGGGCCGAGCCGCAGGATCAGCACGCCCAGCTGTCGTGGGCCATGCCGCAGACCACGACCTCGCCCGGCACCCCCTGGCAGGACGCGTCGGCCGATGCCGGCTGGCGGGTCGCGCTGGACCCCGCCGTGGCGGCCCGCGCCTACCGGGCCCGCGCCATCGCCCATGACCTCGCCGGCGACCGCCGCGCGGCCGTCGCCCTCCTGAACCAGGCCCTCGAACTGGCCCCCGACGACCCCCGCAGCCTCGCCCTGCGCGGCGAGTACCACCGCGTCCTGGGGCGCCACGACGAGGCGATCAGCGACTTGGACCGGGCCCTCGAACTGAGCCCCGCCGACGCCTTCGCCCTGGCCTCCCGCGGTGCTACCCGGCTAAGTCGCGAAGGTCTCGACGAGGCGCTCGCCGACCTTGACGAGGCCGTTCGGCTGAAGCCGGACTACTCCTGGGCCCTGATGCGCCGGGCCCGGGTGCACAGAGCCCTCGCCGACCACGTACGACAACTGGCCGACCTCGACCGGGCCGTGGCGGTGGACCCCGACTGGGCCTGGGCCCGCTGCGAGCGCGGTGACGCCCTACGCGCCGCCGGCCGCGACGAGGACGCCCTCGCCGACTACGACCACGCGCTCGCCCGGGAACCCGGCTACAACTCCGCCCGTGCGAGCCGAGGCGCCTCGCTGGCCAACCTGGGCCGCCACGAGGAGGCCCTCGCCGATCTGGACCGGGTGCTGACAGCCAACCCGTCGTACACCTGGGCCGCGGATCAGCGGGCCGCCGTGCTCCGTCACCTGGCGGCCGAACCGGCTACTGCCGCACGCAGCGCAGGAACAGATGAGGTTCGTGCCCGGCATCGGGATGGTCAGGCGTGA
- a CDS encoding class I SAM-dependent methyltransferase codes for MTDESQAQRAAAVFDALGLAYERAFAGSETHRASLAWLAGRLEPGSRVLDVGSGTGRPTAETLAAAGHGVLGIDASPVMVDLATRQVPDAAFQHADIHQVPLQDGAFDAVCVYFSLLQMSRTAQETLVRRLARALRAGGCMVLATVPADVEDVEVVFMGQKVRATSYAAEDFTDMVAAAGLTVLSAETVLFTPDHPDAGHEPHLFLRCVRQ; via the coding sequence GTGACCGACGAGTCTCAGGCACAGCGTGCCGCCGCCGTCTTCGACGCGCTGGGGCTCGCTTACGAGAGGGCGTTCGCGGGCTCGGAGACGCACCGGGCGTCGCTGGCGTGGCTGGCCGGGCGGCTCGAACCGGGCAGCCGGGTGCTGGACGTCGGTAGCGGGACCGGGCGTCCCACGGCCGAGACGCTCGCCGCGGCGGGCCATGGCGTGTTGGGGATCGACGCGTCTCCCGTCATGGTGGACCTCGCCACCCGGCAGGTGCCCGACGCCGCCTTTCAGCACGCCGACATCCACCAAGTCCCGCTCCAGGACGGTGCGTTCGACGCGGTCTGCGTGTACTTCTCCCTGCTGCAGATGTCCCGTACCGCGCAGGAGACTCTCGTGCGGCGGCTGGCACGGGCGCTGAGGGCGGGAGGCTGCATGGTGCTGGCGACCGTGCCGGCGGACGTGGAGGACGTCGAAGTCGTCTTCATGGGGCAGAAGGTGCGGGCGACCAGCTACGCGGCCGAGGACTTCACCGACATGGTCGCCGCGGCGGGACTGACGGTGCTGTCCGCGGAGACCGTACTGTTCACGCCTGACCATCCCGATGCCGGGCACGAACCTCATCTGTTCCTGCGCTGCGTGCGGCAGTAG
- a CDS encoding DUF397 domain-containing protein, translating into MTRALEWFKSSYSSNDGPECVEVAISPAHAPVGVHVRDSKNKDGARLAFEASSWAEFIDGMSTMP; encoded by the coding sequence ATGACCCGCGCCCTGGAATGGTTCAAGAGCAGCTACAGCAGCAACGATGGGCCCGAGTGCGTCGAGGTCGCCATATCCCCCGCCCACGCCCCCGTCGGCGTCCACGTCCGCGACTCAAAGAACAAGGACGGCGCACGGCTCGCATTCGAAGCGAGTTCCTGGGCGGAGTTCATCGACGGCATGAGCACGATGCCGTGA
- a CDS encoding helix-turn-helix domain-containing protein, which yields MEDEEAEAVLRTVGRQIRMWREAAGMTQAELGAAIGYGEEMVSSVERGRRIPKPDFLEKADEVLGAGGKLSAMREDVERARYPKKVRDLAKLEDEAVELGAYAALHVHGLLQTPEYAQALYEMRRPAYTEEEVDRLVAARMARKAVFERTPRPEITFVQEELTLRRPIGGRMVLRQQLEHLLEISALRHVAIQIMPTDCEDHAGMGGSLQLLKLRDGKALGHSEAQLHSRLISDPRDVQILEMRYGMIRSQALTPRESRAFIEKALGDET from the coding sequence GTGGAGGACGAGGAGGCCGAGGCCGTTCTCAGGACGGTCGGACGGCAGATCAGGATGTGGCGCGAGGCCGCCGGGATGACCCAGGCCGAACTGGGCGCCGCCATCGGGTACGGCGAGGAGATGGTCTCGTCGGTGGAGCGGGGGCGGCGGATCCCCAAGCCGGACTTCCTGGAGAAGGCCGATGAGGTGCTGGGGGCGGGCGGGAAGCTCTCGGCGATGAGGGAGGACGTGGAGCGGGCCCGGTACCCGAAGAAGGTTCGGGATCTGGCCAAGCTGGAGGACGAGGCGGTCGAGTTGGGGGCATACGCCGCCCTCCACGTCCACGGGCTGCTTCAGACCCCTGAGTACGCGCAGGCGTTGTACGAGATGCGACGTCCCGCGTACACGGAGGAGGAGGTCGACCGTCTCGTCGCCGCACGCATGGCCAGGAAGGCCGTATTCGAGCGTACGCCCAGGCCGGAGATCACCTTTGTCCAGGAAGAGCTGACGCTGCGGCGGCCCATCGGAGGCAGAATGGTGCTACGACAGCAGCTCGAACACCTGTTGGAGATCAGCGCGTTGAGGCACGTCGCGATTCAGATCATGCCCACGGACTGTGAGGATCACGCGGGCATGGGTGGCTCGCTTCAGTTGTTGAAACTCCGGGACGGAAAGGCACTGGGGCACTCCGAGGCGCAGTTGCACAGCCGCCTGATCAGTGATCCCCGGGACGTTCAGATCCTGGAAATGCGCTATGGAATGATCCGGTCGCAGGCCCTGACGCCCCGAGAGTCACGGGCCTTCATCGAGAAAGCCCTGGGAGACGAGACATGA
- a CDS encoding ATP-binding protein gives MSQKSLPQVTCPTHHFTVQLSATRRGARLARLLTERQLDDWGMPFEGAVHVVAELASNAVLHGRVLGRDFRLRLKLHTDGTLRIEVTDARGDRIPQVRDAVGGERESGRGLLIVAAYADRWGVDEAPANCKTVWAEVTPDRGGA, from the coding sequence ATGAGCCAGAAATCCCTCCCGCAAGTCACCTGTCCCACGCACCACTTCACGGTTCAGCTGTCCGCGACTCGAAGGGGTGCGCGACTCGCGCGCCTGCTCACCGAGCGCCAACTGGACGACTGGGGCATGCCGTTCGAGGGTGCGGTGCACGTCGTAGCCGAGCTGGCTTCGAACGCCGTACTCCACGGCCGGGTCCTGGGGCGGGACTTCCGGCTCAGGCTGAAGCTGCACACCGACGGCACTCTCCGTATCGAGGTGACCGACGCCCGGGGTGACCGGATCCCGCAGGTCCGGGACGCGGTGGGTGGCGAGAGGGAGTCGGGGCGAGGGCTGTTGATCGTGGCGGCGTACGCGGACCGTTGGGGCGTGGATGAGGCTCCGGCCAACTGCAAGACCGTGTGGGCTGAAGTGACACCGGATCGCGGAGGGGCGTGA